ATGCTTCAACATAAGTACTACATGCCGATGATCGTTTTCTTTAGTTTTATTCTTCCAGGAATAATTGGTCACCTATGGGTTGACTCGTTTCTTGGAGGCTTCTTCGTTGCAGGATTTGCTCGTGCAGTTATCGTTCACCACTGTACATTCTTCATCAATTCTCTATGTCACATGGTTGGAACAAGACCTTACGACAAGGAACAAACAGCACGCGACAGTTGGTTGATGGCACTCTTCACTTTCGGAGAAGGTTACCACAACTATCATCACACATTTCAAAGTGACTACAGAAACGGAATTCGCTGGTACCACTACGACCCAACAAAATGGCTTATCTGGACTGCTTCAAAATTTGGATTCGCCACAAACCTTAGAAGAACTAAGGAAGTCGATATTATCGCGAAAATGATTGAATCAAACCTAAGTGGCATAGAAGAACAAACTGCTTCGAATCCAACAATGGCCGAGTTATCTAATCAGATCTTAACAAAGGCCCGCGAAGTCGTCGCTCGCATTAAAGAAAGCGGTGCAAATGCCACAACAGAATTTAATGAGCTACTACTACTTCTCAAGCAAAGTAGAGCACTAATTTCCTAGGGTTTAAATCCCTCTTCAACGGGCCTAAAATAAATTGTGGAACAATTTAAAACTAGGCCCAATGAACATCGCTTTCTACTAGATGATGAGTTTTTTGAAAACTTCACCTCGGCCCACACTCGTAAAAATTACCTAATCGATATCAATCAGTTTTTAAAATGGGTTAATGATTTTTTTGATCTTAGTGACTACAAAGATATTCAGCGTATTCACGTCATCAAATACAGAAACTATCTCAGCGAAATCGGCGGTCACGGCGGTGAGCCCTGCACTCCAAAAACAATTAATAGAAAACTTGCAAGCCTATCCACTTACTTCAAGTATCTCGTTGAAAGAAATTACTGCCAGATTAATCCAGTCTCAAGCGTG
The nucleotide sequence above comes from Bacteriovorax sp. Seq25_V. Encoded proteins:
- a CDS encoding fatty acid desaturase, which encodes MSKSYNLKNLNTLNTVFLLGSPLVALLGVLLWLKVDGFTWQIPALAVIFYFATGIGITAGYHRLIAHRAYKANSFYKAIMLILGGSALQNSALKWCNDHRVHHGKVDTEHDPYNINEGFFYAHMGWILLQENIDDFRYSKDLLNDKLVMLQHKYYMPMIVFFSFILPGIIGHLWVDSFLGGFFVAGFARAVIVHHCTFFINSLCHMVGTRPYDKEQTARDSWLMALFTFGEGYHNYHHTFQSDYRNGIRWYHYDPTKWLIWTASKFGFATNLRRTKEVDIIAKMIESNLSGIEEQTASNPTMAELSNQILTKAREVVARIKESGANATTEFNELLLLLKQSRALIS